TGGTGTTCAGGCTTTTTTGTGAGCCTTATAATAATTTTGCCGCCGGGCTTTTTGTATAGTGTCATGTGGAAGCCGCCCTTGCCGAGATAGCATACACCGGGGCGGATCTCCTCCCCTGCTTCGGCTTCCTTAACATGTATCTTGCAGTATTCGTTCAGTCTTTTTGCATAGGTCGCCGTAAATGTAGGCGGCATATGCTGAACCATGAACAGTGCCGCGGGAAAGTTTTTGTCCAGTTCAGGCAGCACATCAAAAATAGTCTTGGGCCCCCCGGTGGATATTCCTATGCACACCGCCGGGTAGTCATCCAGTTCAAGAGGCTCAGGCTCTTCCGCTGTTTCCACGGTCAGCTTTTTCTTCATCGGTTTGGAGGTCTTCCGCCTGAGCTTCTTCACCCCTGTACCCGCTGCGGCCTTCACTTTCCATATGAGGTCGTCCATGACCTCGCCTATATTTACAGATACCGTTCCGCCCGGTTTTGCCACATAGTCAAACGCACCAAGCTCCATAGCCTCGAACGTGGTGGCCGCCCCTTCCTGAGTCAGAGAGCTCAGCATGATAACCGGACATATCTCTTCTTCTATGATAATGCACAGGGCAGTCAGTCCGTCCATGACAGGCATGTTTATATCCATGGTGATGACATCCGGCCTGAGAGCACGCGCTTTTGTCACACCGTCCTGTCCGTCTCTGGCTGTTCCGATAACCTCTATGTCCGGATCGGATTCCAGCATTTCCCTGACTTTTTTCCGCATCAGAGCGGAATCATCCACAATAAGAACTTTTATCATCCGGCAACCCGCAGAAGTTTTTTAAAAGTCTCTGATGTATTTTTTATGATCCTATTTTCTCAAGCTTTTTCTTTTCCGCTTTGCTGAAAAGCTCATCAACATTAAGCAGAAGAATCATCCTCTGCCTGCTGCTGAGATTGACCACGCCGTCCAGAAACTGGCTGTCCACTCCGGCACTGAGCACAGCGGGCACGGAATCTATGCTGTCTGCCGGAACCCGGAGCACTTCGTCCACAAAATCCACAACAAAGCCTACGCGTATATTCGCAAGGTTTACTATTATGACTCTGGTGAACTCATCCTTCTCACGCACGGGGAGTTCAAAGCGCCTTCTTAAATCTATAAGCGGCATAACCTCACCGCGGAGGTTAATTATCCCCTCCACAAAGGAAGGTGTTTTCGGCACTTTGGTAACATTGGTGTATCTGTTTATTTCCTGCACCTTTTCAATGAAGATTCCGTATTCCTCATCCTCAATGGTAAAGGTGACTATCTGTTTCTCCTCATCAGAAGAAGCTGATGCAGCGGTCATAGGGAAATTCCCTCCTTCCTGTCCGGCAAGTTTTTTAAGGGCTTCCACCTCTTTTTCATGGAGCAGGTTGGCACACTCCAGAATCATAACGAGCCTTTCACCCTGAGCAGCCTTGATTATGGAGGAGATCTCAGAGGCTCCGTTTCCTGCGAACACCTTCGGGGGCTCTTCAATGCAGGACTCCGTCACACTGAGCACTTCGCTCACTTTATCTGCTATGAAACCGACAAGGGTGTTTTCAATCTCGATTATTACTACTCTGGTATCTTCCGTTTCGCTTCTGTCCTTCTTCCCGAACTTTCTGTGGAGGGACATAAGCGGGATAACCCGCTCTCTCAGGGAGAAAATGCCCATTACATAGCTCTCCAGTCCCGGAACAGCCACATAATCAGGCAGGCGTATTATCTCATTTATTTTGTGAATCTCTATTGCGTAGCCGTGTCCGTCTATTTCGAAACTGATGAAGCGCCTGTAATCGGAGGTTTCCTTTTCAGCCGCGTCATTCTTGACGGCAAGCCCTCTCTGCGGGGAGCTGTCATCAAGCCTGCGCTGGATTTCCGCTATGTTCACAAGCTCTTTGGAATCCAGAACCTGAACAAGCCTTATGCCGTCCTTTGTGCTCATCTTGAGAACGCCTGAAATAAACTTTTTATCCGCGCCGCTGTTCAGCACCTCCGGCAGCTCTTCATATGTGCCGGATTCAGTGGATTTCACCTCGCTGACGGTTTCAACCACAAAGCCTATTTCAAGTCCGTTTTTTTCTGTGACAATCACCCTTGTGTCCTCTCCGCAGGTGCACGGGGTCTGATACCCCAGACGGAGAGAAAGATCCAGCACAGGGAGAACACTCCCCCTCAGATTGCTGATGCCGAGCACAAAGCCCGGCATTTTAGGCACACGGGTAATTTTAGGCATACGTATAATCTGCCTGACTTCATCTATTGCTATTCCGAAATACTCTGAACCAACAGTGAACGAAACATACTTTTTATCGGTATATTCCGCTCCGTCTACAGCCGCTGCCGGGCTCATTTCAGCCATGATGCGCTCCTATAAAAATCAGTAAGCCTGCATCTCGTCTGCGAGAGAAGCAACCTCTTCCGATGCGGCGGCTATTTCGTTAAGCCCTTTCACCTGCTCATCGGCTGCGAGCTTGGCTTCGTCTGTAAGTTTCCTGAGTTTTTCAGCAACTCCCAGACTCTCACCGCAGGCAGTGTTGACTCTCACTACCATCTGACCGCCCTCTTCAAAGAATGCCTGAGAAACCCTGCGGGTTTCGGCGGCCGCAGCCCTGAGCCTTACAGTTTCCACAAGGTTCACCACTGCCACCTCAGACTTTTCGATCTGCACGCGGATAAGCTGACCTATCTCATGGAGCTCTGTCTGAAAGTTGTCAGTCTGCTCATACATCTCTTCAAGAATGTCCTTCATCTTATCAGCGTTATCGGCGGATTCGCTTGCCAGAGAGCGGATGTCTGCGGCTACCACGGAGAAACCTCTGCCGAATTCGCCGGAGCGGGCTGCCTCTATACTGCCGTTAACGGCGAGCATATTTGTCTGTATAGCGACATTATTTATGGTATCAACAATTTTTCTTATATTGCTAAATGATTTATAAAGCTGTTTAACCTCAGCGCTTATTTCCCTGATGCTTTCTATACTTTTGACAAAGCCCAGTGCCACAAGCTCTATACCGTTATGGAAGCCTCTGTATTCTTTTTTAAAGCCGTCAACTCCGGGAAGAACCTTGAGTTTAAAGACCTCCCTTGCTTCGCCGAGTTTCCCCTCTGCCATAAGCCGGACTATCTCTCCCGCACCGAGGTGAACATGGTTGTGAGGCTCACGGATTGAGTGATAGCATTTCTCTTCATCATGGTCGTGGGGCTTATAGGTAAGATACCATGCGCCGAACGCGCATTTTGTCGGGTCAAGCTGACCTTCAAAGGGCGTGTTGTTGTTGATAGCCGCTTCAAGCTGGTTTATGAAAACAATATGGTCAAGCGCTTTGATTTCCTCAAGATCCACAAGGATTTTCTCGCCTTCAACCATCATAATCGCCCAGCACTCGTTCCCTTCGTCAAGGAGTTTCTGCATGGTGTTGAACTCATGCTTGATGCCGTCGAGTTCATCCCCCATTTCCTGAGTGCCTGTATCTATCTGGTCTATGGCCTTGAGTATCTCTTCCGCAGATGCGTTAAGTTCTTCTATCGTGGCCGAAAGCTCTTCTGCTGCCGCTGCCACTTCCTCGGATGATTTTGACATATCTGTCGAGTTTTTAAGCTCCTCTGACATTTCAGCTATTTCATTGGCGGCTGCGGTAAGCTCTGCGAATGCCTTTGCCTGCTCTTCGGTAAACTTGCTCACTTCCTCGGAGGCTGTGGCGTTCTGCTCCGTAGCGGCGGCAAGACGGTTCACTATGTCGAGGGATTTTCCGGATTCGATGCAGATGCTCTCTGAATCCTTCTTGATTTTCCCGACCTGCTCACGCATTATTTTGGCTGCTTCGTTTATGGCGATGCATTTATTGCTGATAAAATCCGCCTTGAAAAGGTTGGTTTTTGAGCCTTTTGTAAAGGTATTCACCTTTTCCACCACCCGGACAACCTGTTCAAGGGAGGAATCGATTACTATTTTAATATCCTTTGCCGCTCCTTCAGAGACTTCCGCAAGGGTTCTCACCTCATCAGCCACAACGGCAAAGCCTTTTCCGTGTTCACCCGCTCTGGCGGCCTCAATGGCTGCGTTCAGCGCAAGAAGGTTGGTCTGATCCGCTATTTTTTTTACAACCTGAACTATCTGCTCTATGGAGCCGGCCTTCTCTTTAAGCTGCTCCACAAGGGATGTGGATTCCACAACCTTGTTGGTGGTGTTGTCCACGCTTTCCCTGAGCTCCTTAACGGCGCCGACAGTGTTCTCCACGCGGTCGTTCATTTTGCTGATAGCAACATCATACTTGTTTGAGTTGTCATAAACCTTACGGCTCACCTGCTCAAGCTGAACAGTTTCGTTTTTGATGTTGTCGGAGGTTCTGCTGACCTGAGCAGAGGCAACCGTAACCTGAACCATAGCATCGCCAAGCTGATTAGCCGCACTGCTTGACTGTTCAATGGCAGAGGCCATCTCCTCAGATGCGGCGGCAAGCCTCTCCGCGTTTGCCTGCTGTTTGGCAAGGGTTCTGGTGCGCGCTTTTTCTGCGGCGGTTCTTTTGGCTTCATCACGCTTTTTCTGAAGCTCGACTCCCTCTTTTTTCACAAGCCCGGTTCTGCCTTCAAGGCTTGACGGCTTAGCCAGTTTTTTCATAGTTTTCCTCCGAATAATTTCAGAATATTTCCAATGTATTCAAAATTTCGTTTTCGATTTTAAGCCTGAGTGTGAAGTCTGTTTCTTTTTCATTGCGGACATCTCTGGCCTTGACGCTTATTATTCCGCTTTCGTCGATCATAAATGAAATATCAATTAAAGGCTCGCCGTCTTCCGGCACATCCAGTTCCACCGAGAACCTGCCCAGACTGACGAAGTGTTCGGGATTCTCCCTGACTGAATCCCCTGTATTAAGTGAAGATTTTGCCATATCCTGCAAAACATGAACAGTAATATTTTTCCGTTCCGGCTCAGAAGTGGTGAAAACCATACTGAACTCCACGGGGTAAACCTCGTTTTTCTTTAATATTACTTCGAAATTTCCGCTGTCATCCTCTATGCCGAGGTTATGGGAAGTGACATCATGGAACACCTTGTCGCTTATGAGCCCGGAAAGCATGGCGGCATTCACCGCAGCCCCGCTTACCACGGCCTCCTCCGGGTTCATGTCTTTTCTCACTCTGTCACCGAAAATGTCCGAAACAAGTCTGCGCACGCTGTGTATGCGTGAAGCTCCGCCCACGGGCAGAACTCTGGCTATATCCTCAATACTGAGGCTGTTTGACTCAAGCAGGCTGTCGATAATGCTCTTTATCCCCTTGGTGAGGGGGGCTGTTATTTTGTCAAAGGTTTCTCTGGTTATTGTTTCCTTGAAATGGAGTGCGCCGTTTTTGGTTACTGTGATGTAGGGAACCACAAGGTTAACCTCATTCAGGGAGGAAAGCTCCATCTTGGCTTTTTCGGCCTGAAAAAGAAGCTGCTGATAGGCTATGGGGTCGCTTTTAAGGTCTATGCCGTGCTGTCTGCGGAAGTTCTCTATGAAATAGTCCGCCACCATGACATCAAAATCCACTCCGCCGATTTCGGTGGAGCCTCCGGTGAAAAGCACCTTGCAGCAGTCCGCCTTCATCTCGATAAGGCTTATATCCAGCGTGCCGCCGCCCAGGTCAAAAACCATGCACACGTCACCTGTGTTTTTCCCTATGTTATTATAAAAAAGAGCAGCCGAGGTGGGCTCATTCAAGAGGCGCAGGACATTAAACCCAGCATTCTCAGCGGCTGAGCGCACCGCTTCCCTCTGGTAATGGTCAAAATAAGCGGGAACAGTGACAACCGCGTCCGCCTCTTTCTCGCCGGAGTAATCTTCAAAGCTTTTCTTAAGCTTGCGGAAAATAAGCGAGGCGAGTTCCTCCGCCCTGTACTCCCTTCCGTAAAGAGGGAACAGCATATCTGTTCCCATGTATCTCTTTATGTTGGCAATGGTATGCTCTGATTCGAGAAGCTGCATACTCTTTGCATTATCGCCAATTACAGCCTCGTTTTCGTTTTTGAAATATATCACAGACGGCAGGTATCTCTTGCCGCTTTCGGAGCTTATTATGTCTATTATTCCGCCGTCCCTGCATACGGCTATCATGGAGTTGCTTGTTCCGAAATCTATCCCGACGCAGCGTTTCATTTCTTTGCTCCCGCTTCTTCCTCGATTTTACTGAGGATGTAATCGGTCAGAATGCTGAAATCCATAGCCCCTCTGCTGGCGGGAGCGTAAAGATTCATGGGAAGCCTGGCCTCCGGCGCCTCGGCGATTTTGACATCGCTCCTTATTCTGGGAGTTACCATGTCCTCCCCGAAGTTTTCATAAAGCTCCTTCATAACCTTTTTGGCGTGGTTGCTTCTTATATCATGCTGATTGGGGATGATGCCCATAATCCGCAGATCCGGATTGTGCGCCATGTTTATGCGGTAAATATTCTGGGCAAGCTGCGCCAGCCCTTCAATGGCAAGAAAATTCAGGAGAACGGGAATAAGCACGAATCTGGAAGCCACAAGGGCGTTCAGCGTGAGCACCGCAACAGTCGGGGGCGTATCAATGAGAACATAGTCATACTTCTCTTTGATATTCATGAGACATTTTGTGAGCTTGGCCTCTACGCTTACTCCGTCAAGGAGCCTGCGCAGGTCATGGTGAGAGAAGCCCGTGGATGCAGGTATAATGTCATACAGCCCGTGAGGGGGTCTGAAAACCGCGTCCTGCGCGGAATATTCACCCAGCACCGCACCGTAGATATTGGGATAGGTGTCATAGGTGTTCACGCCGGACCAGTAGGAGAGATGCGCCTGCGGGTCAAGATCTATGAGAAGAATCTTTTTCCCCCTGCCGCCTGCCGCCGCGCCTATATTAAGAACAGCGGAGGTTTTGCCGCTCCCTCCTTTTTTATTTGCGAAAGTAATTATTTCTCCCATAATGTCTGAATAATAGCATGCCGAAGGTGTTCCGCGCAAGATAAGTATGCCCTAAGCCTCTGGAAAAAAAGGCATAGTTTATGATGTGAGTTTAGCATCACTATATCACCATAAGCTATTACTTCTCTGTTCAATCTGTAAAATATCCCCCTCGCGGGATTATTTCTTGACAATGATTTTGCCTTGTTATAGAAGTTTTTCTCACGCCCTCGTAGCTCAGGAGGATAGAGCGATTGATTCCTAATCAATAGGCCACATGTTCGAATCATGTCGAGGGCGTTTAAAAAGCGGGCGGGCTGTTCCACCCGCTTTTTTTTATCTCTGGGTAACATCTCTGACAATTGCGGTGAATCCCGCGCTTTTACCTTCCTGTTCAATAATCTGCATACTGAACTCTATTATAAGCTTTTCGCCGTCTTTCCGTATGGCCGGAACCTTGAGCATTCTGCCGGAATAGGCTGTCCGCCCGGTTTCAAGAACCTTGTAAAAACCGTCCCAGTGTCTTTTCCTGTGTTTTTCGGGGATAATAATATCAAGATTCGCCCCCGCGGTCTCAGCGGCGGAAAAGCCGAAAATTCTTTCACAGCCTCTGTTCCAGTAAGCAATATTTCCGTCCGCAGTTACATACATTATTCCGTCGTCCGCCTTCTCAGCCATCTGAAAAATAATATCCTTCATCTGCCGCCTCTCTTCTCTGACCTTTTAAGGAAAAATATCAGCAGCACCGACAAAGCCGCCATCAGGGTATAAACCATGAAGCCCTGTCTGTAGCCCGCGTCGCCGTTTCTGCCCACATATGAGGCGAGAACAGGGGGCAGCACAAAGCCGCCGAAGGCTCCAAGTCCGCCGACCCAGCCCGCCGCACCGCCTATGGCTTCGGGAATATATTTCGGAACGAGTTTGAAAACTGCCGCATTATTAACCCCCATGCCTATCGCCATAAGCATTATGCCGAAAACGGTGAGAGCGAAGTTTCCGGTGAACACCACAATAACCGAACCTGCGCCCAGAACGGCAACAGATATGAGCGATGCCGCCGTTCCCCCTATTTTATCAGCAAAACTGCCCCCCGGCACACGGAAAAGCGAAGTGAGCACCGCATAAAACGCAGTGAGGAAACCTGCCGCAGTGACGGAAAAGCCGTACAGCGACTGCCAGAATGTCGGGAACCACGCAGTGAGTGCGATAAACCCGCCGAAGGTTACGAAATAAAGCAGCACGAGCATCCACGTATACGGATTGGAGGCTGATTTGACAAGGGTGTACACCACGCCGCCGGAAGGGAAAAGCTCCTGCTTCTGCGAAGCCTCAGAGTAAAGGTCAGCGGCAAATCCCTTCGCATCCTCGGCTGAAGCCCCCTGTGACAGTGCCTGAAAATACGGCGCATTGAACGCGGTAAACCAGTAAACGCACACCCCGGTGAGGAGGATCAGGCTCCAGACGACATAAGCAGCAGGAAGGGACATTACGGATAAAGCCAGAGGCAGCAGGAACGAAAATATCCCCGGAGCGAGGTTCCCCAGCCCGCCGAAGGTTCCAAGAGCCCAGCCCTGCTTCTTCTGCGGAAACCAGTAGGCCACCTGACTTATCCCCACTGAGAATGTGGCTATGCCGCAGCCGCTGAGAAAACCGAAGAAAAGGATCAGCGGGTAAAGTTCCGCTGTCATGTTGTCCGGGTATCTGGTGAGAAAAAGGGCAGACAGCCCCACCATTCCGGTAAGCGCAAGCAGAAGGAGAACCATAAACGGTTTCCGCCCGCCGTCCTTATCCACCCATGCGGAAAAAGGGATGCGCAGAAGCGAGCCGGACAGGGCGGGGATAGCCACCAGCAGCCCCACCTGCGCAGGGCTTATGCCCATTATCACCTGCAGTTTTTTTGCCGTCGGCCCGAAAAGGGCAACCGCCGCAAAACCGAAGAAGAAACCAAGAGTGGCTCCCGTAAGCCCCTTGAGGGGTGAGCCTTTTGCTGTGTAGTTCATAGCTGCCTCTCCTTATTTATTCCATCTGAATATTATGTGCGGGCGGAAAGGATATTTCAGCGGCACGGCAAAAACATGAATCAGCCTTGTGAACGGCAGAGCCGCAATAATCAGGAACATGTTAAGAACATGGAGCCTGACGACAAGGGGCAGAGCGGTTATCACATCCCCCTGCGGGCTGAATTTCAGCACGGAGAGAACATAAACAGAGGCGTTCGAGGCATACCAGTTGATGCCCCATTTGTGAAATGCCGAAATATAAAGCCCGCTGAGCACCTGAAAAACAAGGAGTACAAGCACAAGCCAGTCTCCCGCCTGAGTCTGGGAGAGTGCGTATCTGTCCGAAAGTTTCCTCAGAATCAGCGCGCCAAGCCCGAAAAGGCAGAGAAGACCCGCCGAAAAGGCAAGGGTTTCAAGGGCTGCGAGCACCCCCAGATTTCCAGTGAGCCTCAGCACAAAAGACGGCGCAATAATTCCGATCACGTGTCCGGTGAGGACAATGATTATTCCGTAATGCCACGGAACAGAGCCCCACAGCTTTCTGTTTTCCAGAAACCCGCCTGCGCGGGTGCTTATTCTGTACCTGTTGTTCCCGTAAGCAGTCACTGTACCGAAAACAGCAGCGGCCAGAGCAATATATGGGAATATATTAAAGAATGTGTTCCAGTTCATCTTCCCCTCCCTTGAGGCATTCATCAGCAAATTTCTGCAAAGAGCGGTAAATCAGCCCGTAGGCGCTTTTTTCAACAGCAGATGCGGAGGCGATGCATTCCGCCGCGCGGGAGACCGCCTCTGTCAGCTCCGTACATTCCCTTTCTCCCCTGAAACTTATAAATTCCAGCAAAATCGGGATGTAATCCGGCAGTTCGCCCTGTGTCCGTTCAAAACCGGCAGAGGCGTATTTACCCGCCAGTTCCGCCATAAAGCCCGCCCGCCTTCTTTCATCGCTGAAAAGGTGAAAGGCGGCATAGGGCGCTGTGTCCTTTCCGAAATCGAAAATCCTTGTAAACTCCTCCTGAAGTGCGCCTGTATCCGGCGGTATAAGGGCGAAGCACCCTTCCGCCAGCCCTGCGTATTCCAGTCTGCGGCAGTGTTCCCTCACAGCGGACAGGTCAGACGGATAATCCGTCAGTACGGAGAAGGATTTAAATATATTTTCAGCGCTTGTTTTTTCCATGGTTCAAAAACCCCTCTGCACCCTGCATTTCGTATGAGCAGCCGTTCTCCCTGCGGGACTTGGGTATCACGAATCTTCCTGCAAAATTGGTAAGGGACGTAAGCCTGTAAGCCTTTTCGAGATCCTGCCCGTTCCAGCCGGAAAGAGACACGCCCTTTTCCATAAGCTCATTGTCATCAAGCCCCTTGCCGCGCATGTAACTCCTTATGCCCAGCAGTTTTTTCAGCGTATCCTCCACAGCAGCCTCGTTGCCTGCGGTGAACACCGAAGCCAGATACTTAACCGGAATGCGGAAGTTTTCCATTGTCATATCCGTTTCCGCCTTGCGCAGAACAGGCGACAGGGAAGGAACATAAAACACCATGGGGAATGTCCTGAACTCCGGGTGGAGCGGCAGGGCAAGTCCGAACTCCTTCACGAAGGCATACACAGGGGAATTTTCCGCCGCCTGAATCCAGTCCGGTTCTATGCCCGCCTTTTTCGCGTTCTTTCTGACCTCCGGATCGGAAGGGTCGAGGATACAGCTTCTCAGAGCATCAACAAGGCTTTCCTCCGGCGCGTCCAGAACCTGAATGAGCCTGTCGTAATCGTAAAGGAGAACTCCCGTGTAGCGGATGCGCCCTACGCATGAATGAGCGCAGGCGGAGGGTTCGCCGTTTTCGCTTTTCGGATAGCAGAAGATGCACTTCTCCGACTTGCCCCTGTCCCAGTTGTAATAGATTTTTTTGTAGGGGCATGCGCTGACACAGTATCGCCACGCACGGCATTTTTCCTGATCGTTCAGGACTATGCCGTCCTCCCCCCGCTTATAGATCGAGCCGGAGGGGCAGGCAGCCGCGCACGCCGGATTGAGGCAGTGGTTGCACAGACGGGGAAGGTACATCATAAAAATTTTCTCAAACTCGCCGAAAAGCGCCCTGTCCTCATCTGTGAGGTTGGGGTCATTCGCCGCGTATTTCTTTGAACCGCCGAGGTCATCGTCCCAGTTGGGGCCTGCCTCAATATTCATGCTTTCGCCCGTTACGCGGGATTTGGCTCTGGCTATGGGCTGGTTAGCACTTTCCGGAGCGTCCATGAGATTGGCGTAGTCATATGTGAAAGGCTCGTAGTAATCTTTCATCACTGGCTGGTCGGGATTATGAAAAATACGTGAGAGTATTCCCCATTTGGAGCCCGCCCTGAGCACGGGGGAGCCGTCCTTTATCTCCCAGCCGCCGCGGAATTTTGCCTGATCCTCCCAGTTTTTCGGGTAGCCGGTGCCGGGACGTGTCTCAACATTGTTCCACCACATGTATTCCGTCCCTTTTCTGTTTGTCCAAAGGTTCTTGCAGGTGACGGAGCAGGTGTGGCAGCCTATGCATTTATCAAGATGAAGA
The genomic region above belongs to Geovibrio ferrireducens and contains:
- a CDS encoding protein-glutamate methylesterase/protein-glutamine glutaminase, with translation MIKVLIVDDSALMRKKVREMLESDPDIEVIGTARDGQDGVTKARALRPDVITMDINMPVMDGLTALCIIIEEEICPVIMLSSLTQEGAATTFEAMELGAFDYVAKPGGTVSVNIGEVMDDLIWKVKAAAGTGVKKLRRKTSKPMKKKLTVETAEEPEPLELDDYPAVCIGISTGGPKTIFDVLPELDKNFPAALFMVQHMPPTFTATYAKRLNEYCKIHVKEAEAGEEIRPGVCYLGKGGFHMTLYKKPGGKIIIRLTKKPEHHFVPSVDVMMDSVRNCFGARTVGILMTGMGDDGADSMVKIRKGGGYTIAESEESCIVFGMPKEAIDRGGADVVLPSGKIAWELNRVVKKGW
- a CDS encoding chemotaxis protein CheW, with the protein product MAEMSPAAAVDGAEYTDKKYVSFTVGSEYFGIAIDEVRQIIRMPKITRVPKMPGFVLGISNLRGSVLPVLDLSLRLGYQTPCTCGEDTRVIVTEKNGLEIGFVVETVSEVKSTESGTYEELPEVLNSGADKKFISGVLKMSTKDGIRLVQVLDSKELVNIAEIQRRLDDSSPQRGLAVKNDAAEKETSDYRRFISFEIDGHGYAIEIHKINEIIRLPDYVAVPGLESYVMGIFSLRERVIPLMSLHRKFGKKDRSETEDTRVVIIEIENTLVGFIADKVSEVLSVTESCIEEPPKVFAGNGASEISSIIKAAQGERLVMILECANLLHEKEVEALKKLAGQEGGNFPMTAASASSDEEKQIVTFTIEDEEYGIFIEKVQEINRYTNVTKVPKTPSFVEGIINLRGEVMPLIDLRRRFELPVREKDEFTRVIIVNLANIRVGFVVDFVDEVLRVPADSIDSVPAVLSAGVDSQFLDGVVNLSSRQRMILLLNVDELFSKAEKKKLEKIGS
- a CDS encoding methyl-accepting chemotaxis protein → MKKLAKPSSLEGRTGLVKKEGVELQKKRDEAKRTAAEKARTRTLAKQQANAERLAAASEEMASAIEQSSSAANQLGDAMVQVTVASAQVSRTSDNIKNETVQLEQVSRKVYDNSNKYDVAISKMNDRVENTVGAVKELRESVDNTTNKVVESTSLVEQLKEKAGSIEQIVQVVKKIADQTNLLALNAAIEAARAGEHGKGFAVVADEVRTLAEVSEGAAKDIKIVIDSSLEQVVRVVEKVNTFTKGSKTNLFKADFISNKCIAINEAAKIMREQVGKIKKDSESICIESGKSLDIVNRLAAATEQNATASEEVSKFTEEQAKAFAELTAAANEIAEMSEELKNSTDMSKSSEEVAAAAEELSATIEELNASAEEILKAIDQIDTGTQEMGDELDGIKHEFNTMQKLLDEGNECWAIMMVEGEKILVDLEEIKALDHIVFINQLEAAINNNTPFEGQLDPTKCAFGAWYLTYKPHDHDEEKCYHSIREPHNHVHLGAGEIVRLMAEGKLGEAREVFKLKVLPGVDGFKKEYRGFHNGIELVALGFVKSIESIREISAEVKQLYKSFSNIRKIVDTINNVAIQTNMLAVNGSIEAARSGEFGRGFSVVAADIRSLASESADNADKMKDILEEMYEQTDNFQTELHEIGQLIRVQIEKSEVAVVNLVETVRLRAAAAETRRVSQAFFEEGGQMVVRVNTACGESLGVAEKLRKLTDEAKLAADEQVKGLNEIAAASEEVASLADEMQAY
- a CDS encoding Hsp70 family protein, with translation MKRCVGIDFGTSNSMIAVCRDGGIIDIISSESGKRYLPSVIYFKNENEAVIGDNAKSMQLLESEHTIANIKRYMGTDMLFPLYGREYRAEELASLIFRKLKKSFEDYSGEKEADAVVTVPAYFDHYQREAVRSAAENAGFNVLRLLNEPTSAALFYNNIGKNTGDVCMVFDLGGGTLDISLIEMKADCCKVLFTGGSTEIGGVDFDVMVADYFIENFRRQHGIDLKSDPIAYQQLLFQAEKAKMELSSLNEVNLVVPYITVTKNGALHFKETITRETFDKITAPLTKGIKSIIDSLLESNSLSIEDIARVLPVGGASRIHSVRRLVSDIFGDRVRKDMNPEEAVVSGAAVNAAMLSGLISDKVFHDVTSHNLGIEDDSGNFEVILKKNEVYPVEFSMVFTTSEPERKNITVHVLQDMAKSSLNTGDSVRENPEHFVSLGRFSVELDVPEDGEPLIDISFMIDESGIISVKARDVRNEKETDFTLRLKIENEILNTLEIF
- a CDS encoding ParA family protein yields the protein MGEIITFANKKGGSGKTSAVLNIGAAAGGRGKKILLIDLDPQAHLSYWSGVNTYDTYPNIYGAVLGEYSAQDAVFRPPHGLYDIIPASTGFSHHDLRRLLDGVSVEAKLTKCLMNIKEKYDYVLIDTPPTVAVLTLNALVASRFVLIPVLLNFLAIEGLAQLAQNIYRINMAHNPDLRIMGIIPNQHDIRSNHAKKVMKELYENFGEDMVTPRIRSDVKIAEAPEARLPMNLYAPASRGAMDFSILTDYILSKIEEEAGAKK
- a CDS encoding PAS domain S-box protein, whose amino-acid sequence is MKDIIFQMAEKADDGIMYVTADGNIAYWNRGCERIFGFSAAETAGANLDIIIPEKHRKRHWDGFYKVLETGRTAYSGRMLKVPAIRKDGEKLIIEFSMQIIEQEGKSAGFTAIVRDVTQR
- a CDS encoding MFS transporter, which translates into the protein MNYTAKGSPLKGLTGATLGFFFGFAAVALFGPTAKKLQVIMGISPAQVGLLVAIPALSGSLLRIPFSAWVDKDGGRKPFMVLLLLALTGMVGLSALFLTRYPDNMTAELYPLILFFGFLSGCGIATFSVGISQVAYWFPQKKQGWALGTFGGLGNLAPGIFSFLLPLALSVMSLPAAYVVWSLILLTGVCVYWFTAFNAPYFQALSQGASAEDAKGFAADLYSEASQKQELFPSGGVVYTLVKSASNPYTWMLVLLYFVTFGGFIALTAWFPTFWQSLYGFSVTAAGFLTAFYAVLTSLFRVPGGSFADKIGGTAASLISVAVLGAGSVIVVFTGNFALTVFGIMLMAIGMGVNNAAVFKLVPKYIPEAIGGAAGWVGGLGAFGGFVLPPVLASYVGRNGDAGYRQGFMVYTLMAALSVLLIFFLKRSEKRGGR
- a CDS encoding respiratory nitrate reductase subunit gamma yields the protein MNWNTFFNIFPYIALAAAVFGTVTAYGNNRYRISTRAGGFLENRKLWGSVPWHYGIIIVLTGHVIGIIAPSFVLRLTGNLGVLAALETLAFSAGLLCLFGLGALILRKLSDRYALSQTQAGDWLVLVLLVFQVLSGLYISAFHKWGINWYASNASVYVLSVLKFSPQGDVITALPLVVRLHVLNMFLIIAALPFTRLIHVFAVPLKYPFRPHIIFRWNK
- a CDS encoding nitrate reductase molybdenum cofactor assembly chaperone, yielding MEKTSAENIFKSFSVLTDYPSDLSAVREHCRRLEYAGLAEGCFALIPPDTGALQEEFTRIFDFGKDTAPYAAFHLFSDERRRAGFMAELAGKYASAGFERTQGELPDYIPILLEFISFRGERECTELTEAVSRAAECIASASAVEKSAYGLIYRSLQKFADECLKGGEDELEHIL
- the narH gene encoding nitrate reductase subunit beta; the protein is MDVRAQLSMVLHLDKCIGCHTCSVTCKNLWTNRKGTEYMWWNNVETRPGTGYPKNWEDQAKFRGGWEIKDGSPVLRAGSKWGILSRIFHNPDQPVMKDYYEPFTYDYANLMDAPESANQPIARAKSRVTGESMNIEAGPNWDDDLGGSKKYAANDPNLTDEDRALFGEFEKIFMMYLPRLCNHCLNPACAAACPSGSIYKRGEDGIVLNDQEKCRAWRYCVSACPYKKIYYNWDRGKSEKCIFCYPKSENGEPSACAHSCVGRIRYTGVLLYDYDRLIQVLDAPEESLVDALRSCILDPSDPEVRKNAKKAGIEPDWIQAAENSPVYAFVKEFGLALPLHPEFRTFPMVFYVPSLSPVLRKAETDMTMENFRIPVKYLASVFTAGNEAAVEDTLKKLLGIRSYMRGKGLDDNELMEKGVSLSGWNGQDLEKAYRLTSLTNFAGRFVIPKSRRENGCSYEMQGAEGFLNHGKNKR